GTTGCCGCTGCTGGCGACGGTGTCGTCGATTCCGGCGTTGATCGCCACGCTGTTCATGTTTGGCGCCGGGCTTGGCACGGTGGATTCGACAGTGAACCTGCAAGCGGTGATCGTCGAACGGGCCAGCGGCAAAAACATGATGTCGGGCTTTCACGGCTTGTTCAGCCTCGGCGGGATCGTCGGCGCCGCCGGCGTGAGTGCCCTGCTCGGCCTCGGCCTGTCGCCGCTGGGCGCGATGCTGGTGGTGGTGGCGGTGTTGATCGCCGCGTTGTTCAAGTGTGTACCGCACATGTTGCCCTACGGCAGCGAAAGCTCAGGCCCCGCCTTCGCCATTCCCCACGGCATCGTGCTGTTCATTGGCGGGATGTGCTTTATCGTCTTCCTCACCGAAGGCGCGGCGCTGGACTGGAGCGCGGTGTTCCTGGCGCAAGAGCGCGGGATCGACACCGCCTATGCCGGACTCGGTTATGCGGCATTTGCCCTGACCATGACCGCCGGACGTTTGATGGGTGACCGGATTGTTCGGATTGTCGGGGCGACGCGGATCATTCTGTTTGGCGGTCTGTTGGCATCCGCCGGACTGTTTCTGGCGACGTTTGCACCGAGCTGGGAGGCCGCACTGGTCGGTTATGCGCTGGTCGGTGCCGGCTGTTCGAACATCGTGCCGGTGCTGTATACGGCGGTGGGCAAGCAGACGGTGATGCCGGAAAGCATCGCAGTGCCGGCGATTACTACGTTGGGTTATGCGGGGATTCTGGCGGGACCGGCGGTGATTGGTTTTGTTGCCCATGCCAGTAGTTTGAGTTTTGCTTTTGGGCTGATGGCAGTGCTGCTGGTGGCGGTGGCGATTGGTGGGAAGGTATTGAGAGTCTGAACTTGGTGCATCTGCCAGATTGTTGTTTTGGGGTTGGGATTGGGGGCATATCCTTTGCCGCGGGTGTTGCCACTGGCGGTTTCGCTCTTACAGCGACTCACTTTTCAAAACGCCGGAATGCCGGCCCAGCGAAAAGTAAGCAAAAGGCTTTGCCCCTGGCGTACGGCACTTCGCTGAGGCTCAGTGTTCCCTCGCTACGGTGTCCATCCGGGGGTGGGAGCGCAGCGACCGTTTGGCGTAGCCAAACACATCGAGAGGAGGTGCAGCGCAGCAAACCGCAGGCGACTGCCCCCGGATCAATCCCGCAGCGAAGGAACCCGAGCCAAAGCGAGGGCCGAACGTCAGGGCACAGACCTTTGGTTACTTTGGGGCGTTTGCCAAAGTGACCCGCCGTAAGGGCGGAACCCTAATCAGCCATCACCCCAAAAACGGATATTCACCCAATCAACCCATCAATCAGAACCCCACGCTGGCCTGCACAAAAAACGTCCGCGGCGCCCCCACATACATCCCCGAATTGTTATCACTGGAACGCGTGAAGTACTGCTTGTCGAAGACGTTCTTCACCCCCGCCCCCAGCTTCAGATTCGACACCTGCGGCCCAAAGTCATACCCCCCGCGCACGTTCCAGGTCACATAACCCGGAATATCGCCGTACTGCCCATCCGCCGTACCGTCAGTAATGTAATTGCCATTGAAACTGCCATCAGCATTCACCCCGGTACCCGGCGAGCGCTGCTTGGACTGAGCAAAACCATCAATATTGTAAGTCCAGCGATCAACGTCATACCGCAACCCCACCGTCGCCACCTGACGCGAATAAAACGGCAGATCACGCCCCTTGAACCCCGGAATCTCCCCTTCATACGTCGCACGGGTATAAGTAAAACCGGCATTCGCAGTCAGTCCATCAAGACGCGAATCCAGCGCCGCCATGTCGTAATGCACCGACGCTTCAATCCCCTGGTGCTTGGTCGCACCAAGATTGGTCCAGCCCACATCGTTGCTGATGTATTGCAGTTCATCGTCGAAGTCGATGTAGAACAGCGTCACTTCCCCGCCCCACACGTCATCGTTGTAGCGCGTACCGATCTCGTAAGTCTTGGCCTTTTCCGGCTCCAGACCGTTGGCGGTGTTGTCACCGGAACCACCCTGACCGAGCTGGAA
The sequence above is drawn from the Pseudomonas sp. FP2196 genome and encodes:
- a CDS encoding MFS transporter; the encoded protein is MTSLNPQDTFVPGRLQQMSTRIAFFIAGLGIAAWAPLVPYAKARAGLDEGTLGLLLLCLGVGSILAMPMAGILATRFGCRRVATGGTLLICVALPLLATVSSIPALIATLFMFGAGLGTVDSTVNLQAVIVERASGKNMMSGFHGLFSLGGIVGAAGVSALLGLGLSPLGAMLVVVAVLIAALFKCVPHMLPYGSESSGPAFAIPHGIVLFIGGMCFIVFLTEGAALDWSAVFLAQERGIDTAYAGLGYAAFALTMTAGRLMGDRIVRIVGATRIILFGGLLASAGLFLATFAPSWEAALVGYALVGAGCSNIVPVLYTAVGKQTVMPESIAVPAITTLGYAGILAGPAVIGFVAHASSLSFAFGLMAVLLVAVAIGGKVLRV